ATGCCTCCTCCGTTGTTTTATATTTGGACAAAGAACCATTGCTAGAGGTGTCCAAGAGAGGTCTATCTTGCTCTCGCATCCCTTGACATATGTATCCAAGCAATACTTGAGTATCAAGCATGTGATTGGGGCATGCGTCTAGTAGCTTGCGAAACCGTTCCCAATACTCGTAGAGTGGTTCCGTCTCACCTTGTACAATACAAGACATTTCCTTCCTTAGCCTATCCATCTTCTCCGGGGGCAAAaatttatccaagaatcctCTTCTAAGTAGGTCCCAATCGGAGGTAACTTCACTAGATAGAGTGTATAACCATTCTTTAGCCTTGTCttcaagagagaaagggaaagcaaacaaccatatagcaACCTCATCGGACCCTTCCCGTCTAGTAGTTGAGCATATGCGATGGAAGTCCTTGAGATGTCGAATAGGGTCTTGTGCGGGAAGCCCATGAAACTTAGGTAGGAGGTTGATCAAAGCGGTCTTTAATTCAAAGTTAGCATTCAAGTTGGGGTGAGTTACATGAAGGGGTTGAAGGACATAATCTGGTGCACCCGCTTCCTTGATGGTAACTCTCCTCGGAGCATCCATGGTATTAGTAcctaaaacaaaagaagaattaTTAGTGAGATTGATGGGAGTAGAATCGGTGCCTTCTTTGAGTGACGGTTCAATGTTCACTTTTAGTAAGGTGGTTGAGGTGGTGAAAGCCTCTTCCCCTTTTTCAAACTCAAGCCTCCTCCGAGCTTGTCTAATATGAAGCAAAGTTCGTTCTATTTCCGGATCAAAAGGGACTAAGCTCGGATTTGGTTGTGAACGCGTCATGCAATGAAGGGAAAATGGAATTCATTGTAATGAATGAGGGGTTAGTCACTTGAATTATTCACAATGAAGTGCAACtatgtacatatatacatgcttaatccaaacaataacatggcacacAAAGCAAANNNNNNNNNNNNNNNNNNNNNNNNNNNNNNNNNNNNNNNNNNNNNNNNNNNNNNNNNNNNNNNNNNNNNNNNNNNNNNNNNNNNNNNNNNNNNNNNNNNNNNNNNNNNNNNNNNNNNNNNNNNNNNtaatcaacttgagtcacaagtcctagcttcacctcatgggaatctagctttagtgcactccaagtcaattagcaatccctaattccaaatcaacaattgacataactattcaacttcttctaatgatccaaccctatgccaagtgagAATTttctactccataactagtgttgaCATTTTATCGAACATGTGatgagcaagaaagaaagtcatagtaaaatgagaagaaaagtagAATTAAAGGTATTGCAACACAAGGAACTAACAACAAATGTCAAAGAACAACAATAAGGATCAAAATCTCAAAGTATTAATGAAATCCAAAATCATAAAGTTGAATCCTAGATCTAAGGGAATTTAGCAATTACAACTACAACTTGGAATTGGAGAAGAAAATCTattacatgaacaaagtaaagtgaaaattgcaatggatctcaccaaagagtgGGTGAAAATTCGgaattttgatgaagaagaacccTAGTAAGAGCTTGAGCCCTCTCTCCTCTCCCCCAAGAGTGTAACTCCCTCTCcctcaaaatatctaaaaaaactaaaaaatgaacTAAGTGTCTTTACCCTTGCTCCTCTGGTCCTCTTAAACTTTTCCCGCCAAGACATTCCCCAAAAAATGGGATCTCTAACCAACTCCACGCCTAAGTCACGTGACTTCTAAAAAAATCACAGTCGAACATCGGCGCATACGCGCAAGGTACGCGCGCGCGCCACAGATGCATTTTGGGATGTACGCGGAGGCGTgacgtacgcgtgcgcgcccgaGAAGATCATGGCTTAGCCGCTACGCAAGCCGACTCGTGGCTTGACTCTTGGCTTCGGCTTCTAGTTGTTctatccacgcggacgcgtcaagaGCGCGTACGCGCCCATGCCGAGATTTCCAAGGCTTAATTCTCTTGCTCCCTTCCTTTGCTCCATATTCCTTCTCTCTTCCGGTCCATCCCTGCCCTATATTCTGgaaccacttaacacacgggtcacggcatcgaatggcatcgaGAGAGGATTAGAATTGtatctattttagtgcaaaataagtaTGTTTTCATCCATGGTGCAAAACTAGGAAAGGAATGCAAATCCTTGTATTTTCATACAGAAAGTGTGtggaatcattgataaaacccctgaaatcagcacaagataaaccctcaaaatggggtttgtcactgtacctcaagttttaatgcaattactactatcttctatccaattcgatttattcctgttctaagatattcgttgcacttcaacttgatgaatgtgatgatccgtgacactcatcatcaatctcacatatgaacgcgcgtgactgacaaccacttccattctaccttagaccgggtgcatatctcttggattccttgatcataATCTTcgcggtataagctagaattgatggcggcattcatgggaatccgaaaagtttaaccttgtctgtggtattccgagtaggattctgggattgaatgattgtgacgagctttaaattcctaaaggctgggcattagtgacagacgcaaaagaatcactggattctatttcaacctgattgagaaccggcagatgattagccatgctgtgacagagcatttggacctttttcactgagaggatgggatgtagccattgacaacggtgattccctacatacagcttgccatagaaaggagtgatgaaaaactagaaggaagaagtaggaaagcagaaattcagaaggaacacaacacctccatacacctatccgaaattcccaccattggattacatgagtaactttatctttattttctatttattttattatcattatttaaaccaataatctcttaatccatttaaatccgcctgactgggatttacaagatgaccatagcttgcttcataccaacaatctctgtgggatcgacccttactcacgtaaggtattacttggacgacctagtacacttgctggttagttgtgtggagttgtgacaaagtgtgattcacatttgagagcaccaagcctttggagccattgttgatgatcacaatttcgtccaccagtagaGCTaagtaaaataagaattttgacactaatttttaaGGATTTGGCCTTAATTTGGACCGAACAGGCTGAATCGGGCCCAAAAAGGCCCATGCCCACCTACCCAACCCATATATATAAGCCTGCTTCAGCCATTCTTCCCCCAAATTCACAACGAAGCATTTTGAAGATTTAGGGAAAGGGTGAAATCAAAGAACGCTAACCCTTGCTTCAATTTTAACTCACCGTAACCCACCCAAAATTTTGGAAAGGAATCAGCTATTTCTCTCCCATTCTCTCTCTCCTTAAATTCGAAAATATTTGGTTCATGAGCATTAAGATTTTGTGATTTAATGATGTTAGGTGTGCTCAAGTGACACGAAATCAGTGGGCCTTGTCCCAATTTCATGTTAGTAAGGTGAGAAACATTTAATCCTTTTTAAGTTATCTAATTAGTGAACCTTATGGTAATTTAGtgttattttgtaaaattagtttggattgtgtaattTGGAAACAAATCGGTGGTGGTGGAGACTTGGAATTGGACTTTGGGAGCCAGAGACCCGTTTGGTATAAATTTGGAAACTTGGGTGTTGTGGAACGGTGACAAATTGTGAATGTTCTGGGTTTTACGagaaattggccaaggtatggttttggtttcttgtatataatatataatgtcttacgaaaacttaggctagatgaccataggataagtttgGATTGAAGTCAgttgtttatttgattaatgAACATATGAATACTTGTTGTTAGTGTTGTTGAATTGATTGGTTGGATTGTATGTTGCATGAATGATGTGTTTAATATTGTTTGTGAAGATTGGTAAAAGATAATGATGATGTTATTGGAATGTCGATGTTGTTGATGAATTAGGATTCGGTGGTATTTATGAGGCTCGGAAAGTTAAGGTTGTTGTTGGAGAAATGATGTAAAATTTTGTGGAGATTTAtgaagtatatatatgtatgttgtgGATTGATGTCGTAATAATGAAATGATTGATGTTGTGATGATATTAATGATGTATGAATAAGTATTATTGGTAAGTTAAAGGAATAAGGTTGTAATGAGTGAAATTGTTGATGTTGGTATTGATGATTTTGTGTAAGGGATGTCTTGATATGAGAATGAAGAATTGATGTGTAATTTTGGTGTGATTTGAGCTGTATATGGTTTATGTAGTTTGTTAAAGAAGTgtaatttttgtgaaaatggAGGTTGAGAATGTTTTGTGAAAATCTGTTTTTTTGGCAAACTTTGGCGGGCTATAAATAAGCTTCCGGAACCCCAAATTCTTTCAAACTTgtttcatataaaaaatgggttcgtgaagtttatgccagaagaacggatgaaaaatgttttcaaatgaGAAAGTGATGGATGTTAGAAGTTCGGGGTGAAAAACTAAAATTCTGTAGCACTTAGCATTTTTACCCACTCTGTAGAACTTGTGTACACTACCACCTACACGTGACGCGACCAACCCTTTTGGGTTTGGCATCTTGCATACGCGAGCAAGGTGCATGCGTACGTGAGAAAAAAAAacgcccatgcgtacgcgtgacccctgAAATTAGCAAAGTgagttttgtgttttaaaatgtaattttgaatccctaaacctctatttttactcttttagtcATTAAAACCTAGTTTTAAATCATATTGAAGGTACAAAACAAAGGGACATAGTTAAGTTGGAAATGAAGAAATGTTTATAAAAGGTAATTTGTGATGAAAGGAAGGCGTATTTGAGATTATGAGATGATGAAAGTATGAACCATGATATAGGAGTGCAGAGATAATGGTGACATTATAAATTATGTCAAATTGATAATTAATGATCGATAATGAGTGAATGTAGAGGAATAATGATTATGGTAATGTGATGTGTTGGATGTGAGGAAGGTGGTAGGGTACTAATCCCTCGACTCTTTTCCCCTACATTCGTTTTGATTGGATTATGTTAAAGACGATCACGATGGTTAAATGAGATTATGATTGTTGGATGTggggaaggtggtagggcactactCCATCGATTGTTTCACCCGCATTCACTGTGATTGTGTTTTGTGGGATGTGAGGAAGATAGTAGGGCACTAATCCCCCGACGTATTCCTTCacattctttctttctctctctacaagGTGGTAGGACACTAATCTCTCGACCGGTACGGCACGGCCTCACTAGGGGAAGGTAGCAGGGCACTAATCCTCCGAATTATTCTCCATGGTGTCTACCTCCAGGAGAAGGTAGTAGGGCACTAATCCCCTAACTTTATACCTCTTGGAGATGCGCAGTAGAGAGACGGTATCCAGATTAGCTACCGAATGTGTCGGGTTCTGGAGGTGCGTAAAATTAGAAAtcgcacaactgaaccagcaagttCACCGGGTTGTCCAAGAAATAtatcaggtgagtgagggtcgatcacacgaggattgttggattgagcaagTTGTGTTATCTTGCAGATCTTATTCAGCCGAATAGAAAAGGTAATTGTTGTTGTAGGCgcataaaataaaacaataaagaaaacaatACTGAATTGGTGTAGAAACCATGATGGGAAATCAGTTAAGGCCTTGGAGATGCTTGTTCTTCTGGATTAATACTTCTTACTAACTACTTTAATCTCCTCTGATCCAGATCACACACCGGTGCTAATGGTCATCCAATCTAAATGAGGGTGTAGCTTACACAATATAGTCtctggtgatcctactcaaaacgccacaaaTAATGTCAGATCTTCCAGTTCGGAGAATGATGCTCTATATTCTAGCCTTAACGCCACAAAGACCTCAATTACTCATGACTAACGAGATttcatgtcacgtatcccaATTAGCCCAAATACTCTCTTAGAACCTGTGATGTATTCTCAAGCTACAGCTCAATACTATCCGGCTAAAGCTTCGCAAGAGCAcatgtagaataagggtcatTGATGCCTAGGCATCTTAGGAtagtttcacaagcctttttcattagtttttaatttgttttcatgCATTTATTCGGCAATAAGTAAGCGTTTGAATGAGAAAGGTATGCatgtcttgattcaatcaaacattgttaaatatgtgcattttcatgagatttatggAAGATTTACTTGATGCAATGAATGATGCATTATCTTATGATTATGGCAATACTTTCAtgtattttgtttggttgatgatagggaagaaaaagcaagagaagggcaaagaagaagcagaagaggcaacgttggtggccaaagttggctcaccagCGTTGCCACGAACATTGCCTATGGAAGAGGATGCAatgttggtggccaaagttggctcaccaacaTTGCCACAAATGTTGGCAGAGGAAGAGAAGGCAACGTCGGTGGCCAAAGTTGGTCCACCAACGTTGCTACAAACATTGGCACCAGGAAGAGAAcgcaacgttggtggccaaagttaGTCCACTAACATTTCCACAAACGTTCAAAGCATGAAAAGCAACGTTGGTGGCTCAAAGTGGGCTCATCAACTTCGCTAACAACGTTGCCCTCTAACGTTCCAAGGCTTAACAAGCAATGTTGGTGGCCCAAAGTGGCTCACCAACGTTGCAAGCGAAATAGGTGCCAACGTTGGTGTGCAAACGTTGCTACAACGTTGAAAAAATTGGCTGCGACGTGCACGTGTGATAGGAGCATTGGTGCACCAACGTTGTGTCTTGAACTCTAGTGTTTACTCACAAATgctgggtcacgcgtacgcgtcgccagcgacgcgtatgcatgaCATGAAGAACGTTGGTGCACCAACGTTAGTGACTAACGCCAGTGGCGATGCCCAAAGTGGCTTATGCATGTAACGTTTGTACCACCGTTAGTGCACAAACGTTGGTCACCAACACCAAGgccaatttcattttcaatggCACCCATGCAAGCTTGTGAACGTTAGTGAGCTAACGCCCAATGTCAATGTCACAAAGAGCCACTCCAAGCTTACTTCAACCAAGGCCACAAGCCCACATCCAAATACTTGAAGACCCATTttgaagaggagaagaagaatataaatagaagagttTTTGAAGTTGaaagtgttcataccctgaccgagctcccccaaACTCGGAAGTTCAtagaaaggtccgacctcgtcccaaggcccacgcctgaggtcggacctcggacaaataagctaagaaggcccatcagaaggaacgaagcccaaaacctaaaggccgaaaaggcctaaagaaaggcggttccacaaagatagggataaagctcccaaaagataagataagataagaatatcttatccagggaggatcacgaccaactactataaatacactggagcacc
This portion of the Arachis duranensis cultivar V14167 chromosome 6, aradu.V14167.gnm2.J7QH, whole genome shotgun sequence genome encodes:
- the LOC110273006 gene encoding uncharacterized protein LOC110273006, whose translation is MDAPRRVTIKEAGAPDYVLQPLHVTHPNLNANFELKTALINLLPKFHGLPAQDPIRHLKDFHRICSTTRREGSDEVAIWLFAFPFSLEDKAKEWLYTLSSEVTSDWDLLRRGFLDKFLPPEKMDRLRKEMSCIVQGETEPLYEYWERFRKLLDACPNHMLDTQVLLGYICQGMREQDRPLLDTSSNGSLSKYKTTEEAWQLIIDLAESNQHMRRRVNRPRTVNEVSTSSETTALTQSLSEMTSILRQLQLNQQQPQQPQSYQQQPPPPQQHNQQLVPQKVCGICSCYSHYTDECPSLQEDNTLAATHNFYDRPNQGYYQGGNSNQGHPYQRGNYNQGGGYHNQNWRDNHQ